One Halobaculum sp. CBA1158 DNA segment encodes these proteins:
- a CDS encoding penicillin acylase family protein, protein MTERSISSTRRALLAAIVGGTTAGGALGPVRGYLSSFAPLSGGAWDAAADDRPATVDSPYGDATLRYDDQAVPRIEADDEAAMTFAVGYAHGGDRLFQMDLQRRQLRGELSAVVGEATLDSDRFHVAMDFAAAADATWERVRDTEAGPLVEAYCEGVNRAREDTPRPLEFELLGYDADPWTPADVMLAEKQIAWTLTGGFRTLRRETLRAELGADAAETLVPQRLDHDAAILGREGATDDWAVPDGDGEGSRSTADEPTGSRAAVASDPALDRWLSGVEPPAWAGSNSWAVAGDHTESGAPIVANDPHLSLMAPPVWYEQVLRHPEYQVHGVTFPGVPFVVIGENDRGAWGFTNAGADVIDFYEYETRADGAEYRYGDDWRAFDTETRTIAVADAPDREVAVRKSVHGAVLGANAGGDEFRDELGVAWTGLSATNVTNAILRLNRSRGADDVDEALREFGEPTQCFVYADRDGEVRYRVTGRVPLRRTDGDLVPGDRVFDGSAREGEWAGYTPYGESSWEGFIPYDEMPHDDDPEYVGTANQRIVDDDEYPYYLAEAYSDPFRGIRLWERLDALVDDGDVTPADMRDLQRDTRDGRLDRFRPVLEEARRELSGDTRAELDDVLEWDAEATRDAREPLVFVRFLDAYEARFVADALSGLDGRRDAAAYAPTQWVLATLGDEWFDPDRATAAAEAFATAVAEIDDEGWETYGDYNRTAIDHPFDQAFLNYPRYPIDGSAATLFNFRVTSSAGSSWRQVCPQGDAPSRCILPGGNDGNAYASSYDDQLRRWANGEYKPMDLAMRGEFATRFHGGDPE, encoded by the coding sequence ATGACCGAACGTTCGATCAGTTCGACTCGGCGAGCGCTCCTGGCCGCGATCGTCGGCGGCACGACCGCCGGTGGGGCGCTCGGACCGGTCCGCGGCTACCTCTCGTCGTTCGCCCCGCTGTCGGGCGGCGCGTGGGACGCCGCCGCGGACGATCGCCCGGCTACCGTCGACAGCCCGTACGGCGATGCGACCCTCCGCTACGACGACCAGGCCGTCCCCCGGATCGAAGCCGACGACGAGGCGGCGATGACGTTCGCGGTCGGATACGCGCACGGCGGCGACCGGCTCTTTCAGATGGACCTCCAGCGACGCCAGCTACGCGGGGAGCTCTCGGCGGTCGTCGGCGAGGCGACGCTCGACTCCGATCGCTTCCACGTCGCGATGGACTTCGCCGCGGCCGCGGACGCGACGTGGGAGCGCGTCCGGGACACGGAGGCCGGCCCGCTCGTCGAGGCGTACTGCGAGGGGGTGAACCGCGCCCGGGAGGACACTCCGCGACCGCTGGAGTTCGAACTCCTGGGCTACGACGCCGACCCGTGGACGCCCGCGGACGTGATGCTCGCCGAGAAACAGATCGCGTGGACGCTCACCGGTGGGTTCCGAACGCTACGCAGGGAGACCCTTCGCGCCGAACTCGGCGCGGACGCCGCCGAGACGCTCGTGCCCCAGCGACTCGACCACGACGCCGCGATCCTCGGACGCGAGGGCGCGACCGACGACTGGGCGGTTCCGGACGGCGACGGCGAGGGGAGCCGATCGACGGCCGACGAACCGACCGGGTCGCGCGCCGCCGTTGCGTCCGATCCCGCGCTCGATCGGTGGCTCTCGGGAGTCGAACCGCCCGCGTGGGCCGGGTCGAACTCCTGGGCGGTCGCCGGCGATCACACGGAGTCCGGCGCGCCGATCGTGGCGAACGATCCGCACCTCTCGCTGATGGCCCCGCCGGTGTGGTACGAGCAGGTGCTTCGCCACCCCGAGTACCAGGTTCACGGCGTCACGTTTCCCGGCGTTCCGTTCGTGGTCATCGGAGAGAACGACCGCGGCGCGTGGGGGTTCACCAACGCCGGCGCGGACGTGATCGACTTCTACGAGTACGAGACGCGGGCCGACGGCGCGGAGTATCGCTACGGCGACGACTGGCGCGCCTTCGACACCGAGACCCGAACGATCGCGGTCGCCGACGCCCCCGACCGCGAGGTAGCGGTGAGGAAGTCGGTCCACGGCGCGGTACTGGGGGCGAACGCCGGCGGCGACGAGTTCCGGGACGAACTCGGCGTCGCGTGGACCGGGCTCTCGGCGACGAACGTGACCAACGCGATCCTTCGGCTCAACCGGTCCCGCGGGGCCGACGACGTCGACGAGGCGCTGCGCGAGTTCGGCGAGCCGACCCAGTGTTTCGTCTACGCGGACCGAGACGGGGAGGTTCGCTATCGCGTCACCGGGCGAGTACCGCTCCGTCGAACCGACGGCGACCTCGTTCCGGGGGACCGCGTGTTCGACGGCTCCGCCCGCGAGGGCGAGTGGGCCGGCTACACGCCGTACGGCGAGTCGTCGTGGGAGGGGTTCATCCCGTACGACGAGATGCCCCACGACGACGACCCCGAGTACGTCGGCACGGCGAACCAGCGGATCGTCGACGACGACGAGTACCCCTATTATCTCGCGGAGGCGTACAGCGATCCGTTCCGCGGGATCCGACTGTGGGAACGCCTGGACGCGCTCGTCGACGACGGAGACGTGACGCCGGCTGACATGCGCGACCTCCAACGAGACACCCGCGACGGCCGACTCGACCGATTCCGACCGGTGCTGGAGGAGGCACGGCGGGAGCTCTCGGGCGACACGAGAGCGGAGTTGGACGACGTCCTCGAGTGGGACGCCGAGGCGACCCGCGACGCCCGCGAGCCGCTCGTGTTCGTGCGTTTTCTCGACGCCTACGAGGCACGCTTCGTCGCCGACGCGCTCTCCGGACTCGACGGTCGCCGCGACGCCGCCGCGTACGCCCCGACACAATGGGTACTGGCGACGCTCGGCGACGAGTGGTTCGACCCGGACCGCGCGACCGCGGCGGCGGAGGCGTTCGCGACGGCGGTGGCGGAGATCGACGACGAGGGGTGGGAGACGTACGGCGACTACAACCGGACGGCGATCGACCACCCGTTCGACCAGGCGTTCCTCAATTACCCTCGGTATCCGATCGACGGCTCGGCGGCGACGCTGTTCAACTTCCGCGTGACGTCGAGCGCCGGCAGCAGCTGGCGGCAGGTGTGTCCGCAGGGCGACGCTCCCTCGCGGTGCATCCTCCCTGGCGGCAACGACGGCAACGCCTACGCGTCGTCGTACGACGACCAGCTGCGCCGCTGGGCGAACGGCGAGTACAAGCCGATGGACCTGGCGATGCGTGGGGAGTTTGCGACCCGCTTCCACGGAGGTGATCCGGAGTGA
- the thsB gene encoding thermosome subunit beta: MIIMGEDSQRVKDKDAQEYNISAARAVAEAVRSTLGPKGMDKMLVDSMGDVTITNDGVTILQEMDIDNPTAEMIVEVAETQEDEAGDGTTTAVAIAGELLKNAEDLLEQEIHPTAIIKGFHLASEQARAEVDEVATEVDPDDEELITKVAETSMTGKGAELEKEVLADLIYRAVKQVTVEADDGSHVVDLENVAMETQTGRSAGESELLQGAVVDKDPLHDDMPSEVEDAKVLLLNDPIEVEEADVDTQVSIDSPDQLQSFLDQEEDQLKEKVQQIKETGANVVFCQKGVDDLAQHYLAKEGILAARRVKKSDLSFLKNILGGNVVSDIDSATEADLGYGSVSRDDADELFYVEGGDDAHGVTLLLRGSTEHVVDELERGVQDALDVVSTAVSDGRIVAGGGAIEVELASRLRDFADSVEGREQLAVEAFADSLELVPRVLAENAGLDSIDTLVDLRSAHEGGEEHAGLNVFSGEVEDTFEAGVVETAHAKEQALSSATEAANLVLKIDDIIAAGDLSTGGNDDEEGGAPGGGMGGMGGMGGMGGAM; this comes from the coding sequence ATGATCATCATGGGCGAGGACTCGCAGCGGGTGAAGGACAAGGACGCCCAGGAGTACAACATCTCGGCGGCACGCGCCGTCGCAGAGGCCGTACGCTCGACGCTCGGCCCGAAAGGGATGGACAAGATGCTCGTCGACTCGATGGGAGACGTGACCATCACGAACGACGGCGTCACCATCCTCCAGGAGATGGACATCGACAACCCGACGGCCGAGATGATCGTCGAGGTCGCCGAGACCCAGGAGGACGAGGCCGGCGACGGAACGACGACGGCCGTCGCGATCGCGGGTGAACTCCTCAAGAACGCCGAGGACCTCCTCGAACAGGAGATCCACCCGACGGCGATCATCAAGGGCTTCCACCTCGCCAGCGAGCAGGCCCGCGCCGAGGTCGACGAGGTCGCCACCGAGGTCGACCCCGACGACGAGGAGCTCATCACGAAGGTCGCCGAGACCTCCATGACCGGCAAGGGCGCGGAGCTGGAGAAGGAGGTCCTCGCCGACCTCATCTACCGCGCGGTCAAGCAGGTCACCGTCGAGGCCGACGACGGCAGCCACGTCGTCGACCTGGAGAACGTCGCGATGGAGACCCAGACCGGCCGCTCGGCCGGCGAGTCCGAACTGCTCCAGGGCGCGGTCGTCGACAAGGACCCGCTCCACGACGACATGCCCTCGGAAGTCGAGGACGCGAAGGTGCTCCTGCTCAACGACCCCATCGAGGTGGAGGAGGCCGACGTGGACACGCAGGTGTCCATCGACTCGCCCGACCAGCTCCAGTCGTTCCTCGACCAGGAGGAGGACCAGCTCAAGGAGAAGGTCCAGCAGATCAAGGAGACGGGCGCGAACGTCGTCTTCTGTCAGAAGGGCGTCGACGACCTCGCCCAGCACTACCTCGCGAAGGAGGGCATCCTCGCGGCCCGCCGCGTGAAGAAGTCCGACCTGAGCTTCCTCAAGAACATCCTCGGCGGCAACGTCGTCTCCGACATCGACTCCGCGACCGAGGCCGACCTCGGCTACGGATCGGTGTCGCGTGACGACGCCGACGAGCTGTTCTACGTCGAGGGCGGCGACGACGCCCACGGCGTCACGCTGCTGCTGCGCGGCTCGACCGAGCACGTCGTCGACGAGCTCGAGCGCGGCGTCCAGGACGCCCTGGACGTGGTCTCGACGGCCGTCTCCGACGGCCGCATCGTCGCCGGCGGCGGCGCGATCGAGGTCGAACTCGCCTCGCGCCTCCGCGACTTCGCCGACTCCGTCGAGGGTCGCGAGCAGCTCGCCGTCGAGGCGTTCGCCGACTCGCTGGAACTCGTCCCGCGCGTCCTCGCCGAGAACGCCGGCCTCGACTCCATCGACACGCTGGTCGACCTCCGCTCCGCCCACGAGGGCGGCGAGGAGCACGCCGGCCTGAACGTGTTCTCCGGCGAGGTCGAGGACACCTTCGAGGCGGGCGTCGTCGAGACGGCTCACGCGAAAGAGCAGGCGCTGTCGAGCGCCACCGAGGCCGCGAACCTCGTCCTCAAGATCGACGACATCATCGCCGCGGGCGACCTGTCCACCGGCGGCAACGACGACGAGGAGGGCGGCGCGCCCGGCGGCGGCATGGGCGGTATGGGCGGTATGGGCGGCATGGGCGGCGCGATGTAA
- a CDS encoding ornithine cyclodeaminase family protein yields MVKTLLLNSDDVHDNAEMAELVPAIEEAFAAYQRGDAQMPPKSYIDLPEYNGDFRSMPAYLDAGDWDAAGVKWVNVHTDNEEQYDLPTVMGTMIYSDPKNAFPLALLDGTELTMKRTGAAAAVATDHLAVADATSMGIVGAGAQSYTQLEAIASVRDIREVVISDLDEERVARFIDAFEDRFDVRAGSIEEAASCDVLSTVTPVEDPIVSREAIGEHTHVNAMGADAEGKHELADELLLDAKLVIDDYEQTTHSGEINVPYAAGVLDDDDIYGQIGEIVVGERAGRTAEDGVTVFDSTGLAIQDVAAAHVVYEHANERDNGYAFDLLGLAE; encoded by the coding sequence ATCGTGAAGACGCTCCTGCTCAACAGCGACGACGTACACGACAACGCCGAGATGGCCGAACTCGTGCCGGCGATCGAGGAGGCGTTCGCGGCCTACCAGCGCGGCGACGCCCAGATGCCCCCCAAGAGCTACATCGACCTGCCCGAGTACAACGGGGACTTCCGGTCGATGCCCGCCTACCTCGATGCGGGCGACTGGGACGCCGCGGGCGTGAAGTGGGTCAACGTCCACACCGACAACGAGGAGCAGTACGACCTCCCGACGGTGATGGGGACGATGATCTACTCGGACCCGAAGAACGCGTTCCCGCTCGCGCTGCTTGACGGCACCGAACTCACGATGAAGCGCACGGGCGCGGCCGCCGCCGTCGCCACCGACCACCTCGCGGTCGCGGACGCCACCTCGATGGGAATCGTGGGCGCGGGGGCACAGTCGTATACCCAGTTGGAGGCGATCGCGTCCGTCCGCGACATCAGGGAGGTCGTCATCTCCGACCTCGACGAGGAGCGCGTCGCCCGCTTCATCGACGCCTTCGAGGACCGGTTCGACGTTCGTGCGGGGTCGATCGAGGAGGCCGCGAGCTGTGACGTGCTCTCGACGGTAACGCCCGTCGAGGACCCGATCGTCTCCCGGGAGGCCATCGGCGAGCACACGCACGTCAACGCCATGGGCGCGGACGCCGAAGGCAAACACGAACTGGCCGACGAACTGCTGCTCGATGCGAAGCTCGTCATCGACGACTACGAGCAGACGACCCACTCCGGGGAGATCAACGTTCCCTACGCCGCGGGCGTCCTCGACGACGACGACATCTACGGCCAGATCGGCGAGATCGTCGTCGGCGAGAGAGCGGGCCGCACGGCGGAGGACGGGGTCACCGTCTTCGACTCGACGGGGCTCGCCATCCAGGACGTCGCCGCCGCGCACGTCGTGTACGAGCACGCGAACGAGCGGGACAACGGCTACGCGTTCGACCTGCTCGGACTGGCCGAGTAG
- the leuS gene encoding leucine--tRNA ligase, with translation MSEEGYDHTAVERRWQDAWAEADAYRTPDDAEDPTYVLGMFPYPSGKLHMGHVRNYTITDAYARFRRMQGEDVLHPMGWDSFGLPAENAAKERDSNPRDWTMDCIDTMRGQMESMGFGYDWDREITTCEPEYYRWNQWLFEQFHEEGLVERRAAEVNWCPSCETVLADEQVEGEDERCWRCDTLVEQRELDQWTLGITEYADELLSAIDDLEGWPDSVREMQRNWIGKQEGSRVEFHVSDHGPVEAFTTRLDTIHGATFFALAPDHPISEELAAEDDEVAHFVEEVADPDGDEPNGVETDLTATNPATGEEVPVFVADFVLSDVGTGALMGVPGHDERDHAFAERMGVDIVPVVAPEPDGESEAPDVPDVSEGAYTEDGVLVNSGEYDGLTSAEGRERLTADIDSADFHTQYRLRDWLISRQRYWGTPIPVIHCDDCGPVLVPEEDLPVELPEFINTTGNPLDEAEEWKHTACPDCGADAVRETDTMDTFVDSSWYFLRYVSPDLEDAPFDAERADDWMPVDQYVGGLEHAVMHLLYARFATKAIADMDMLEHREPFTNLLGQGMVQLEGEKMSKSKGNTVSPQRIVEEYGADTARLFMMQAARPDTAFDWSEEGVRSTHRFLGRLAETVRSFAGAGGAGAGEETAAARYVRSEVDAAVAVATEQFDDLGFDLATREAQQLVATLRGYREYVEEVHAPTFERGLTVAIKLLAPVAPHLTEELYAELADDDGLLVDADWPTADADPDEVEKRRQLVENTREDVRNIIEVAGIDDPERVDVVVAPEWKHEALSIAVDSDADNLVGELMQNPDIQRHGSAASDYAKDLQAEREALRPALSPARELSALEAAAWLIEREFDAPVRVLSAAEADESVAAKAEPGRPAIDIRE, from the coding sequence ATGTCCGAGGAGGGTTACGACCACACGGCGGTCGAACGACGCTGGCAGGACGCGTGGGCGGAGGCCGACGCCTACCGGACGCCGGACGACGCCGAGGATCCGACGTACGTGCTGGGGATGTTCCCGTACCCGTCGGGGAAGCTCCACATGGGCCACGTCCGCAACTACACGATCACGGACGCGTACGCCCGCTTCCGGCGGATGCAGGGCGAGGACGTGCTCCATCCGATGGGGTGGGACTCCTTCGGCCTGCCCGCCGAGAACGCCGCCAAGGAGCGCGACTCGAACCCCCGCGACTGGACGATGGACTGCATCGACACCATGCGCGGGCAGATGGAGTCGATGGGATTCGGCTACGACTGGGACCGCGAGATCACCACCTGCGAGCCGGAGTACTACCGGTGGAACCAGTGGCTCTTCGAGCAGTTCCACGAGGAGGGGCTGGTCGAGCGCCGCGCCGCCGAGGTGAACTGGTGTCCCTCCTGTGAGACCGTCCTGGCGGACGAGCAGGTCGAGGGCGAGGACGAACGCTGCTGGCGCTGTGACACGCTGGTCGAGCAGCGCGAACTGGACCAGTGGACGCTGGGTATCACCGAATACGCCGACGAGCTGCTCTCGGCCATCGACGACCTGGAGGGGTGGCCCGACAGCGTCCGCGAGATGCAGCGCAACTGGATCGGCAAGCAGGAGGGGTCACGCGTCGAGTTCCATGTTTCAGACCACGGTCCGGTCGAGGCGTTCACGACCCGACTGGACACCATCCACGGCGCGACGTTCTTCGCGCTGGCCCCCGATCACCCCATCTCGGAGGAACTGGCCGCCGAGGACGACGAGGTTGCCCACTTCGTCGAGGAGGTCGCCGACCCCGACGGCGACGAGCCGAACGGCGTCGAGACGGACCTGACCGCGACGAATCCCGCGACCGGCGAGGAGGTGCCCGTCTTCGTCGCGGACTTCGTCCTCTCGGACGTGGGGACGGGCGCGCTGATGGGCGTCCCGGGCCACGACGAGCGCGACCACGCCTTCGCCGAGCGCATGGGCGTCGACATCGTCCCCGTCGTCGCGCCGGAGCCGGACGGGGAGAGCGAAGCGCCCGACGTTCCCGACGTGAGCGAGGGCGCATACACCGAAGACGGCGTGCTGGTCAACAGCGGCGAGTACGACGGTCTGACCAGCGCGGAGGGTCGAGAGCGACTGACCGCCGACATCGACTCCGCCGACTTCCACACGCAGTACCGCCTGCGCGACTGGCTGATCTCCCGCCAGCGCTACTGGGGGACGCCGATCCCGGTGATCCACTGCGACGACTGCGGTCCCGTGCTGGTGCCCGAAGAGGACCTGCCCGTGGAGCTGCCGGAGTTCATCAACACGACCGGGAATCCCCTGGACGAGGCGGAGGAGTGGAAGCACACGGCCTGTCCCGACTGCGGCGCGGACGCGGTCCGCGAGACGGACACGATGGACACGTTCGTCGACTCCTCGTGGTACTTCCTGCGGTACGTCTCGCCGGACCTGGAGGACGCGCCGTTCGACGCGGAGCGCGCCGACGACTGGATGCCGGTCGACCAGTACGTCGGCGGGCTGGAGCACGCCGTGATGCACCTGCTGTACGCCCGCTTCGCCACGAAGGCCATCGCGGACATGGACATGCTGGAGCACCGCGAGCCGTTCACGAACCTGCTGGGCCAGGGGATGGTGCAGTTGGAGGGCGAGAAGATGTCCAAGTCGAAGGGGAACACCGTCTCGCCCCAGCGCATCGTCGAGGAGTACGGGGCCGACACCGCGCGGCTGTTCATGATGCAGGCGGCCCGACCCGACACCGCCTTCGACTGGTCCGAGGAGGGCGTCAGGTCGACGCACCGCTTTCTGGGTCGGCTGGCCGAGACCGTTCGTTCGTTCGCCGGCGCGGGCGGAGCCGGCGCGGGCGAGGAGACGGCCGCCGCGCGGTACGTCCGCAGCGAGGTCGACGCCGCGGTCGCCGTCGCCACCGAGCAGTTCGACGACCTCGGGTTCGACCTGGCGACCCGCGAGGCCCAGCAGCTCGTCGCCACCCTGCGCGGCTACCGCGAGTACGTCGAGGAGGTGCACGCGCCCACCTTCGAGCGCGGACTGACTGTCGCGATCAAGCTTCTCGCGCCCGTCGCGCCGCACCTGACCGAGGAGCTGTACGCCGAGTTGGCCGACGACGACGGCCTGCTGGTCGACGCCGACTGGCCGACCGCCGACGCCGACCCCGACGAGGTCGAGAAGCGCCGCCAGCTGGTCGAGAACACCCGCGAGGACGTGCGAAACATCATCGAGGTGGCGGGGATCGACGACCCCGAGCGCGTCGACGTGGTCGTCGCCCCCGAGTGGAAACACGAGGCCCTGTCGATCGCCGTCGACAGCGACGCCGACAACCTCGTGGGCGAGCTGATGCAGAACCCGGACATCCAGCGACACGGCTCGGCGGCCTCGGACTACGCGAAGGACCTCCAGGCCGAGCGCGAGGCGCTGCGACCGGCGCTGTCGCCCGCCCGCGAACTGTCGGCGCTGGAGGCCGCCGCCTGGCTCATCGAGCGCGAGTTCGACGCGCCGGTGCGCGTGCTGTCCGCGGCGGAGGCGGACGAGAGCGTCGCCGCCAAGGCGGAACCGGGCCGTCCGGCGATCGATATTCGGGAGTAG
- a CDS encoding amino acid permease — MKELERDLGLPSVFAISIGAMIGSGIFILPALALDIAGPAVIVAYGLAGLLVVPAALSKSEMATAMPEAGGTYIYIERGMGPLLGTVAGVGTWFSLSFKGALALVGGVPYLLLLFDLPLKPVALALAGVLIVINVIGAKQTGRLQVAIVVVMLAALGWFAAGSAPSVASANYANFFADGPGGLFAATGLVFVSYAGVTKVASIAEEVEDPGRNIPLGILGSLAFTTVLYVAVVAVLVGITDPGSVAGSLTPVAVGAEQTLGQAGVVAVIIAAVLALVSTANAGILSSSRYPFAMSRDQLAPPSLAAISERFGTPVNSITLTGAVLLALIAFVPILDIAKLASAFQIMVFALINVALIAFREGTVEFEPEFISPLYPWMQVFGAVSGALLLTQMGTVAILGAVAIVVASVIWYAAYVRPRVDREGAATDAIRRQVSRESLTDLHAIDADERDETLVALTKPLDEARERSLVSLAADVAGRTEGRVVVVRFEEVPDQAPLTDDVTVQSPSDVSFEERMEALSAELGVEIEAGEVVSHDTKHALVNLADHRGVDTIVTEHEPLRLRSRLLGDPIDWVARHAPCDVLLVDNLGYDDPKHVVVSGDGGPYPPVAIRTAEAVAAANGGEVSLWYPAGGSQQRDRVATDYQSELSEMLSVPVRTEGVRADGGRPSPPDLLVRRGQDHRLRGALFDDGPMFPGLGCTTVTVYPHEESRPPLRRRLVERLVS; from the coding sequence ATGAAGGAACTCGAGCGCGACCTGGGGCTGCCGTCGGTGTTCGCGATCAGCATCGGCGCGATGATCGGCAGCGGGATCTTCATTCTCCCCGCGCTCGCGCTCGACATCGCCGGTCCCGCCGTGATCGTCGCGTACGGACTGGCGGGGCTGCTGGTCGTCCCGGCCGCGCTCTCGAAATCGGAGATGGCCACCGCGATGCCCGAGGCCGGCGGTACCTACATCTACATCGAGCGTGGGATGGGCCCGCTGCTTGGAACGGTCGCGGGCGTCGGGACGTGGTTCTCGCTGTCGTTCAAGGGCGCGCTCGCGCTCGTCGGCGGCGTCCCGTACCTCCTGTTGCTGTTCGACCTCCCGCTCAAGCCGGTCGCGCTCGCGCTGGCGGGGGTGTTGATCGTCATCAACGTCATCGGCGCGAAACAGACCGGACGGCTCCAGGTCGCCATCGTCGTCGTGATGCTGGCGGCGCTGGGGTGGTTCGCCGCGGGGAGCGCCCCGAGCGTCGCGTCGGCCAACTACGCGAACTTCTTCGCCGACGGGCCGGGCGGGCTCTTCGCCGCGACCGGGCTGGTGTTCGTCTCCTACGCCGGCGTCACCAAGGTCGCCAGCATCGCCGAGGAGGTCGAGGACCCCGGGCGGAACATTCCGCTGGGCATCCTCGGGTCCCTGGCGTTCACCACGGTCCTGTACGTCGCCGTCGTCGCGGTGCTCGTCGGCATCACCGACCCCGGAAGCGTCGCGGGGTCGCTGACGCCCGTCGCGGTCGGAGCCGAACAGACGCTCGGGCAGGCCGGCGTCGTCGCCGTCATCATCGCGGCGGTGTTAGCGTTGGTGTCGACGGCGAACGCGGGCATCCTCTCGTCCTCCCGGTACCCGTTCGCGATGAGCCGCGACCAGCTCGCCCCGCCGTCGCTGGCGGCGATCAGCGAGCGGTTCGGGACGCCGGTCAACTCGATCACCCTCACCGGCGCTGTGCTGTTGGCGCTCATCGCGTTCGTCCCGATCCTCGACATCGCGAAGCTCGCGAGCGCCTTCCAGATCATGGTGTTCGCGCTGATCAACGTCGCGCTCATCGCCTTCCGCGAGGGGACCGTCGAGTTCGAACCCGAGTTCATCTCGCCGCTGTACCCGTGGATGCAGGTGTTCGGTGCAGTCTCCGGGGCCCTCCTGTTGACCCAGATGGGCACCGTGGCGATCCTCGGAGCGGTCGCGATCGTCGTCGCCAGCGTGATCTGGTACGCCGCCTACGTCCGCCCGCGGGTCGACCGCGAGGGGGCGGCGACCGACGCGATCCGCCGCCAGGTGAGCAGGGAGTCGCTGACCGACCTGCACGCGATCGACGCGGACGAACGCGACGAGACGCTCGTCGCGCTCACCAAGCCGCTGGACGAGGCGCGCGAGCGCTCGCTGGTGTCGCTGGCGGCCGACGTGGCCGGCCGAACCGAGGGCCGCGTCGTCGTCGTCCGGTTCGAGGAGGTGCCCGACCAGGCACCCCTCACGGACGACGTGACCGTTCAGTCGCCCTCCGACGTGTCGTTCGAGGAGCGGATGGAGGCGCTGTCGGCCGAACTCGGCGTCGAGATCGAGGCCGGCGAGGTGGTGAGCCACGACACCAAACACGCGCTCGTCAACCTCGCGGATCACCGCGGGGTCGACACCATCGTCACCGAACACGAACCGCTCCGGCTCCGATCCCGGCTGCTCGGCGATCCGATCGACTGGGTCGCCCGCCACGCCCCCTGCGACGTGCTCCTGGTCGACAACCTCGGCTACGACGACCCCAAACACGTCGTCGTCTCCGGCGACGGCGGCCCGTACCCGCCGGTTGCGATCCGGACGGCCGAGGCCGTCGCGGCCGCCAACGGCGGCGAGGTGTCGCTGTGGTATCCCGCCGGCGGCAGCCAGCAGCGCGACCGGGTGGCGACCGACTATCAGTCCGAACTGTCGGAGATGCTGTCGGTGCCCGTGCGCACGGAAGGCGTTCGGGCCGACGGGGGCCGTCCGTCGCCGCCGGATCTGCTCGTGCGACGCGGACAGGACCACCGGCTCCGGGGAGCGCTGTTCGACGACGGGCCGATGTTCCCCGGACTCGGCTGTACGACCGTGACGGTGTACCCGCACGAGGAGAGCAGACCGCCGCTGCGTCGACGGCTCGTCGAACGGCTCGTCTCGTAG
- a CDS encoding Lrp/AsnC family transcriptional regulator has translation MKDGELDSVDKHILYYLQGDARGTSSSDIAERLDLSASTVRTRLNKLEESGIIRGYHLDIDYDLAGYPLYTKIICTASVSERGGLANRAREIHGVTAVREIMTGERNVYVNAVGRDHDDLNRITEELDALGLTVVDEQLIRDEHVCPFRGFLDSPEEEFDGDADRDP, from the coding sequence ATGAAGGACGGCGAACTGGACTCCGTGGACAAGCACATCCTCTACTACCTCCAGGGGGACGCCCGGGGAACGTCCTCGAGCGACATCGCCGAGCGGCTCGACCTCTCGGCGAGCACGGTCCGAACGCGACTGAACAAACTCGAGGAGTCCGGGATCATCCGCGGATACCACCTCGACATCGACTACGACCTCGCCGGCTACCCGCTGTACACGAAGATCATCTGCACGGCGTCGGTCTCAGAGCGGGGCGGGCTCGCGAACCGCGCGCGGGAGATCCACGGCGTCACCGCCGTCAGAGAGATCATGACCGGTGAGCGGAACGTCTACGTGAACGCCGTCGGGCGCGACCACGACGACCTGAATCGGATCACCGAGGAACTCGACGCGCTCGGACTCACGGTCGTCGACGAACAGCTGATCCGCGACGAGCACGTCTGCCCGTTCCGGGGCTTTCTCGACTCGCCCGAGGAGGAGTTCGACGGCGACGCCGACCGGGATCCGTAG
- a CDS encoding Hsp20/alpha crystallin family protein: MSNMTPFDEMNRMFERMSRGVGRMDWGDLDGSRRSGVDIDVAEYDDEVVVVADLPGFEREDIDVTVRDGVLSIHAERTTAREDGDDGAYLRRERRAASLRRSVSLPAAVDEDDASATYTNGVLTVSLPTVADGDEDGHRIDVN, translated from the coding sequence ATGAGTAACATGACTCCCTTCGACGAGATGAACCGGATGTTCGAGCGTATGTCCCGCGGCGTCGGCCGCATGGACTGGGGCGACCTCGACGGATCGCGACGCTCGGGCGTCGACATCGACGTGGCCGAGTACGACGACGAGGTCGTCGTCGTGGCCGACCTCCCCGGATTCGAGCGCGAGGACATCGACGTGACCGTCCGCGACGGCGTCCTCTCGATCCACGCCGAGCGCACCACGGCCCGCGAGGACGGCGACGACGGCGCGTATCTGCGCCGTGAGCGCCGGGCCGCCTCGCTGCGGCGGTCGGTCAGCCTCCCCGCCGCGGTCGACGAGGACGACGCCAGCGCGACGTACACCAACGGCGTGCTCACGGTCAGTCTTCCCACCGTCGCCGACGGCGACGAAGACGGCCACCGAATCGACGTGAACTGA